Proteins from a genomic interval of Watersipora subatra chromosome 10, tzWatSuba1.1, whole genome shotgun sequence:
- the LOC137406017 gene encoding uncharacterized protein yields MVREGGWVEFKVTCASCHRSYTWETTARVNRAHVINPLLAAASLFSGGCLTQNLRFLSLLNIAIPSHSVCLYQQREYLHGCIAEQCTLHNEGLMAAIDWELDLAGDGRCDSPGHCALYRAYTMMDQSCGLIVSSHLVKSTETTSSNTMELEGFKRCQSDLISHGLRVRSITTDVVTKVVCILQACVLAYAANLSP; encoded by the exons atggtgcgagaaggcggatgggtagagttcaaggttacatgtgcctcctgtcaccgatcgtacacttgggaaacaactgccagggtgaacagagctcacgtcatcaaccccctgctggcagctgcatcactcttttctggcggatgccttacgcagaacctccgttttctgtcgctcctgaacatcgcaataccaagccacagcgtttgcctctaccaacaaagagaatacttacatggt tgtattgctgagcagtgcaccctgcataacgagggattgatggcagcaatcgattgggagcttgatttggcaggtgacggtagatgcgatagtccggggcattgcgcactatacagagcctacactatgatggatcagagctgcggtttaatagtcagcagccatcttgtcaag tcaacagagaccaccagctctaacaccatggagctggaaggcttcaagcgatgccagtccgatctaatttcccacggcctgagagtgaggtccattacaacggatgttgttacaaaggttgtgtgcatactgcaagcttgtgttttggcttatgccgcaaatttgtcgccgtga